From the genome of Vigna unguiculata chloroplast, complete genome, one region includes:
- the rpl23 gene encoding ribosomal protein L23 gives MNGIKYAVFTDKSIRLLGKNQYTFNVESGSTRTEIKHWVELFFDVKVIAMNSHRLPVKGRRVRPIMGHTMHYRRMIITLQPGYSIPPLRKKRT, from the coding sequence ATGAATGGAATAAAATATGCAGTATTTACAGACAAAAGTATTCGGTTATTGGGGAAAAATCAATATACTTTTAATGTCGAATCGGGATCAACTAGGACAGAAATAAAGCATTGGGTCGAACTCTTCTTTGATGTCAAAGTAATAGCTATGAATAGTCATCGACTCCCGGTAAAGGGTAGAAGAGTACGACCTATTATGGGACATACAATGCATTACAGACGTATGATCATTACGCTTCAACCGGGTTATTCTATTCCACCTCTTAGAAAGAAAAGAACTTAA
- the ndhB gene encoding NADH-plastoquinone oxidoreductase subunit 2 codes for MKAFHLLLFDGSFIFPECILIFGLILLLMIDSTSDQKDISWFYFISSTSLVMSITALLFRWREEPMIAFSGNFQTNNFNEIFQFLILLCSTLCIPLSVEYIECTEMAITEFLLFILTTTLGGMFLCGANDLITIFVALECFSLCSYLLSGYTKKDVRSNEATTKYLLMGGASSSILVHGFSWLYGSSGGEIELQEIVNGLINTQMYNSPGIFIALLFITVGIGFKLSPAPSHQWTPDVYEGSPTPVVAFLSVTSKVAASASATRIFDIPFYFSSNEWHLLLEILAILSMILGNLIAITQTSMKRMLAYSSIGQIGYVIIGIIVGDSNGGYASMITYMLFYISMNLGTFACIVSFGLRTGTDNIRDYAGLYTKDPYLALSLALCLLSLGGLPPLAGFFGKLHLFWCGWQAGLYFLVSIGLLTSVVSIYYYLKIIKLLMTGRNQEITPHVRNYRRSPLRSNNSIELSMIVCVIASTIPGISMNPIIEIAQDTLF; via the exons ATGAAAGCCTTTCATTTGCTTCTCTTCGATGGAAGTTTTATTTTCCCAGAATGTATCCTAATTTTTGGCCTAATTCTTCTTCTGATGATTGATTCAACCTCTGATCAAAAAGATATATCTTGGTTCTATTTTATCTCTTCAACAAGTTTAGTAATGAGCATAACGGCCCTATTGTTCCGATGGAGAGAAGAACCTATGATTGCCTTTTCGGGAAATTTCCAAACGAACAATTTCAACGAAATCTTTCAATTTCTTATTTTACTATGTTCAACTCTATGTATTCCTCTATCCGTAGAGTACATTGAATGTACAGAAATGGCTATAACAGAGTTTCTCTTATTCATATTAACAACTACTCTAGGAGGAATGTTTTTATGCGGCGCTAACGATTTAATAACTATCTTTGTAGCTCTAGAATGTTTCAGTTTATGTTCCTATCTACTATCTGGATATACCAAGAAAGATGTACGGTCTAATGAGGCTACTACGAAATATTTACTCATGGGTGGAGCAAGCTCTTCTATTCTGGTTCATGGTTTCTCTTGGCTATATGGTTCATCCGGGGGAGAGATCGAGCTTCAAGAAATAGTGAATGGTCTTATCAATACACAAATGTATAACTCCCCAGGAATTTTCATTGCACTTTTATTCATCACTGTAGGAATTGGGTTCAAGCTTTCCCCAGCCCCTTCTCATCAATGGACTCCTGACGTATACGAAGGA TCTCCCACTCCAGTCGTTGCTTTTCTTTCTGTTACTTCGAAAGTAGCTGCTTCAGCTTCAGCCACTCGAATTTTCGATATCCCTTTTTATTTCTCATCAAACGAATGGCATCTTCTTCTGGAAATCCTAGCTATTCTTAGCATGATATTGGGGAATCTGATTGCTATTACCCAAACAAGCATGAAACGTATGCTTGCGTATTCGTCCATAGGTCAAATCGGATATGTAATTATTGGAATAATTGTTGGAGACTCCAATGGTGGATATGCAAGCATGATAACTTATATGCTGTTCTATATCTCGATGAATCTAGGAACTTTTGCTTGCATTGTATCATTTGGTCTACGTACCGGAACTGATAACATTCGAGATTATGCAGGATTATACACGAAAGATCCTTATTTGGCTCTCTCTTTAGCCCTATGTCTCTTATCCTTAGGAGGTCTTCCTCCACTAGCAGGTTTTTTCGGAAAACTTCATTTATTCTGGTGTGGATGGCAGGCAGGCTTATATTTCTTGGTTTCAATAGGACTCCTTACAAGCGTTGTTTCTATCTACTATTATCTAAAAATAATCAAGTTATTAATGACTGGACGAAACCAAGAAATAACTCCTCACGTGCGAAATTATAGAAGGTCCCCTTTAAGATCAAACAATTCCATCGAATTAAGTATGATTGTATGTGTGATAGCATCTACTATACCAGGAATATCAATGAACCCTATTATTGAAATTGCTCAGGATACCCTTTTTTAG
- the rpl2 gene encoding ribosomal protein L2, with translation MAIHLYKTSTPSTRNGTVDSQVKSNPRNHLIYGQHRCGKGRNARGIITAGHRGGGHKRLYRQIDFRRNEKNIYGRIVTIEYDPNRNASICLIHYGDGEKKYILHPRGAIIGDTIVSGTEVPIKMGNALPLSEVLIDQKEESTSTDMPLGTAIHNIEITLGKGGQLARAAGAVAKLIAKEGKSATLKLPSGEVRLISKNCSATVGQVGNVGVNQKNLGRAGSKCWLGKRPIVRGVVMNPVDHPHGGGEGRAPIGRKKPATPWGFPALGRRSRKRKKYSDNLILRRRTK, from the exons ATGGCGATACATTTATACAAAACTTCTACCCCAAGCACACGCAATGGAACCGTAGACAGTCAAGTAAAATCCAATCCACGAAATCATTTGATCTATGGACAGCATCGTTGTGGTAAAGGTCGTAATGCCAGAGGAATAATTACCGCAGGGCATAGAGGGGGAGGTCATAAGCGTCTATACCGTCAAATTGATTTTCGACGGAATGAAAAAAACATATATGGTAGAATCGTAACCATAGAATATGACCCTAATCGAAATGCATCCATTTGTCTCATACACTATGGGGATGGTGAGAAAAAATATATTTTACACCCCAGAGGGGCTATAATTGGAGATACCATTGTTTCTGGTACAGAAGTTCCTATCAAAATGGGAAATGCCCTACCTTTGAGT GAGGTTTTGATTGATCAAAAAGAAGAATCTACTTCAACCGATATGCCCTTAGGCACGGCCATACATAACATAGAAATCACACTCGGAAAGGGTGGACAATTAGCTAGAGCAGCTGGTGCTGTAGCGAAACTAATTGCAAAAGAGGGGAAATCGGCCACATTAAAATTACCTTCTGGGGAGGTCCGTTTGATATCCAAAAACTGCTCGGCAACAGTTGGACAAGTGGGAAATGTTGGGGTAAACCAGAAAAATTTAGGTAGAGCCGGATCTAAATGTTGGCTAGGTAAACGTCCTATAGTAAGAGGAGTAGTTATGAACCCTGTAGACCATCCGCATGGGGGTGGTGAAGGGAGGGCCCCCATTGGTAGAAAAAAACCCGCAACTCCTTGGGGTTTTCCTGCACTTGGAAGAAGAAGTAGAAAAAGGAAGAAATATAGTGATAATTTGATTCTTCGTCGTCGTACTAAATAG
- the rps19 gene encoding clp protease proteolytic subunit, whose amino-acid sequence MTRSLKKNPFVANHLLRKIKKLNTKAEKDIILTWSRASTIIPTMIGHTIAIHNGKEHLPIYITDRMVGHKLGEFSPTLNFRGHAKNDNRSRR is encoded by the coding sequence GTGACGCGTTCACTAAAAAAAAATCCTTTTGTAGCGAATCATTTATTAAGAAAAATAAAGAAGCTTAACACAAAAGCGGAAAAAGATATAATATTAACTTGGTCCAGAGCATCTACCATTATACCTACAATGATTGGCCATACCATTGCTATCCATAATGGAAAAGAACATTTACCTATTTATATAACAGATCGTATGGTAGGCCATAAATTAGGAGAATTTTCACCTACTCTAAACTTCCGAGGACATGCGAAAAATGATAATAGATCTCGTCGTTAA
- the rps7 gene encoding ribosomal protein S7, protein MSRRGTAEEKTAKSDPIYRNRLVNMLVNRILKHGKKSLAYQILYRAMKKIQQKTETNPLSVLRQAIRGVTPDIAVKARRVGGSTHQVPVEIGSAQGKALAIRWLLGASRKRPGRNMAFKLSSELVDAAKGSGDAIRKKEETHRMAEANRAFAHFR, encoded by the coding sequence ATGTCACGGCGAGGTACTGCAGAAGAAAAAACCGCAAAATCCGATCCAATTTATCGTAATCGATTAGTTAACATGTTGGTTAACCGTATTCTGAAACACGGAAAAAAATCATTGGCTTATCAAATTCTCTATCGAGCTATGAAAAAGATTCAACAAAAGACAGAAACAAATCCACTATCTGTTTTACGTCAAGCAATACGTGGAGTAACTCCCGATATAGCAGTAAAAGCAAGACGCGTAGGCGGATCAACTCATCAAGTTCCCGTTGAAATAGGATCCGCACAAGGAAAAGCACTTGCCATTCGTTGGTTATTGGGGGCATCCCGAAAACGTCCGGGTCGAAATATGGCTTTCAAATTAAGTTCCGAATTAGTGGATGCTGCCAAAGGTAGTGGCGATGCCATACGCAAAAAGGAAGAGACTCATAGAATGGCAGAGGCAAATAGAGCTTTTGCACATTTTCGTTAA
- the ycf2 gene encoding hypothetical chloroplast RF21 encodes MKGHQFKSWIFELREILREIKNSRYFLDSWTQFNSAGFFIHIFFHQESFIKLLDSRIWSILLSRNSQGSTSNRYFTIKYVVLFVVAVLIYRINNRKMVERKNPYLTRLLPIPMNSIGPKNDTLEESSESSNINRLIVPLLYLPKGKKISESSFLDPKESTRVLPITKKYIMPEFNWDSRWWRNWIGKKSDSSCKISNETIAGIEISFKEKDIKYLEFLFVYYMDDPIRKDHDWEFFDRLSPRKRRNIINLNSGQLFEILVKDWIYYLMFAFREKIPKEVEGFFKQQGTGSIIQSNDIEHVSHLFLRNKRAISLQNCAQFHMWQFRQDLFVSWGKSPHESDFLRNMSRENWIWLDNVWLGNKDRFFSKVRNVSSNLQYDSTRSSFIQVTDSSQLKGSSDQSKDSFDSIRNEDSKYHTLINQREIQQLKERSILCWDPSFLQTERTEIESERFLKILSGYSSMCRLFMEREKQMNNHLLPEEIEEFFGNPARATRSFFSDRWSELHLGSNPTDRSTRDQKLLKKEQKKHLAFSRRSEKKEIVNLFKIIMYLQNTVSIHPISSYRGCDMVPKGELDSSNKISFLNKNPFWGLFHLFHDRNRGRYTLHHDFESEDIFQEMADLFTLSITEPDLVYHKEFDFSMDSSGLDQKHFLNELLNSRDESKKHSLLVLPPLFYEENESFYRRIIKKWVQTSCGNNVEDPKPKIVVFASNNIMEAVNQYRLIRNLIQIQYSTHGYIRNVLNRFNCNFEYGIQRYQIGNDTLNHRTRMKYTINQHLSNLKKSQKKWFDPLILISRTERSMNWDPNVYRYKWSNGSKNFQEHLDYFISEQNSRFQVVFDRLHINQYSIDWSEVIDKKDLSKSLCLFLSKLLLFLPKFLLFLSNSLPSFLFVSFGGIPIHRSEIHIYELKGPNDPLCNQLLESIGLQIFHLKKRKPLLLDDQDTSQKSKFLINGGTISPFLFNKIPKWMIDSFHTRKNRRKSFDNTDSYFSMISHDPDNWLNPVKPFHRSSLIYYFYKANRLRFLNNQYHFCFYCNKRFPFYVEKARINNYDFTYGQFLKILFIRNKIFSFCDGQKKHAFLKRDTISPIELQVSNILIPNDFPQSGDEGYNFYKSFHFPIRYDPFVRGAIYSIADISGTPLTEGQIVHFEKTYCQPLSDMNIPDSEGKNLYQYLNFNSNMGWIHTPCSEKYLPSEKRKKRSSCLQKCLEKGQMYRTFQQDSVFSTLSKWNLFQTYIPWFLTSTGYKYLNFIFLDTFSDLLPILSSSQKFVSIFHDIMHGSDILWRIRQIPLCLPQWNLISEIPGNCFHNLLLSEEMTHRNNELLLISTHLRSLNVQEFFYSILFLLLVAGYLVRTHLLFVSRVYSELQTEFEKVKSLMIPSYMIELRKLLDRYPTSELNSFWLKNIFLVALEQLGDSLEEIRSFAFGSNMLWGGGPAYGVKSIRSKNKYWNLIDLISIIPNPINRIAFSRNTRHLSHPSKAIYSLIRKIKNVNGDWIDDQIESWVSNTDSIDDKEKEFLVQFSTLTTEKRIDQILLSLTHSDLLSKNNSGYQISEQPGAIYLRYLVDIQKKYLMIYEFNTSCLVERRIFLANYQTITYSHTLWGANSLHFPSHGKPFSLRLALPPPSRGILVIGSIGTGRSYLVKYLATNSYVPFITVFLNKFLDNKPKGFLIDDSDDIDDSDDIDDSDDSDDIDRDLDMELELLTMMNTLTMDMMPEIDRFYITFHFELAKAMSPCIIWIPNIHDLDVTESNYLSLGLLVNYLSRDCERCSTRNILVIASTHIPQKVDPALIAPNKFNTCIKIRRLLIPQQRKHFFTLSYTRGFHLEKKMSHTNGFGSTTMGSNVRDLVALNNEALSISIIQKKSIIDTNIISSVLHRQTWDFRSQVRSVQDHGILFYQIGRAVSQNVLLSNCSIDPISIYMKKKSCDGGDSYLYKWYFELGTSMKKLTILLYLLSCSAGSVAQDLWSLPGPDEKNGITSYGLVEKNYDLVHGLLEVEGALVGSSRTEKDCSQFDKDRVTLLLRSEPRNPLNRIQNGSYSIVDQRFLYEKYESEFEEGGGVLDPQQIEEDFFNHIVWAPRIWRPWGFLFDCIERPNNLGFPYWARSFRDKRIIYDEEDELQENDSEFLQGGTMQYQTRDRSSKEQGFFRISQFIWDPADPLFFLFKDQPFVSVFSHRQFFTDEEMSRELLTSQTNLPTSIYKHWFIKNTQEKHFELLIHCQRWLRINSSSSKGFFPSNTLSESYQYLSNLFLSNEALLDQMTKTLLRKRWLFPDEIVVASCSNNESLV; translated from the coding sequence ATGAAAGGACATCAATTCAAATCCTGGATTTTCGAATTGAGAGAGATATTGAGAGAAATCAAGAATTCTCGCTATTTCTTAGATTCATGGACCCAATTCAATTCAGCGGGATTTTTCATTCATATTTTTTTCCATCAAGAGAGTTTTATAAAACTCTTGGACTCCCGAATTTGGAGTATCCTACTTTCACGCAATTCACAGGGTTCAACAAGCAATCGATATTTCACGATCAAGTATGTAGTACTCTTTGTAGTAGCGGTCCTTATATATCGTATTAACAATCGAAAAATGGTCGAAAGAAAAAATCCCTATTTGACAAGGCTTCTTCCTATACCTATGAATTCCATTGGACCCAAAAATGATACATTGGAAGAATCATCTGAGTCTTCCAATATCAATAGGTTGATTGTTCCGCTCCTGTATCTTCCAAAAGGAAAAAAGATCTCTGAGAGTTCTTTCCTGGATCCGAAAGAGAGTACTCGGGTTCTCCCAATAACTAAAAAGTATATCATGCCTGAATTTAACTGGGATTCGCGGTGGTGGAGGAACTGGATAGGAAAAAAGAGCGATTCTAGTTGTAAGATATCTAATGAAACCATCGCTGGAATTGAGATCTCATTCAAAGAGAAAGATATCAAATATCTGGAGTTCCTTTTTGTATATTATATGGATGATCCGATCCGTAAGGACCATGATTGGGAATTTTTTGATCGTCTTTCCCCGAGAAAGAGGCGAAACATAATCAACTTGAATTCGGGACAGCTATTCGAAATCTTAGTGAAAGACTGGATTTATTATCTCATGTTTGCTTTTCGTGAAAAAATACCAAAGGAAGTGGAGGGTTTCTTCAAACAACAAGGGACTGGGTCAATTATTCAATCAAATGATATTGAGCATGTTTCGCATCTCTTCTTGAGAAACAAGCGGGCTATTTCTTTGCAAAATTGTGCTCAATTTCATATGTGGCAATTCCGTCAAGATCTCTTCGTTAGTTGGGGGAAGAGTCCGCACGAATCGGATTTTTTGAGGAACATGTCACGAGAGAATTGGATTTGGTTAGACAATGTGTGGTTGGGAAACAAGGATCGGTTTTTTAGCAAGGTACGGAATGTATCATCAAATCTTCAATATGATTCCACGAGATCTAGTTTCATTCAAGTAACGGATTCTAGCCAATTGAAAGGATCTTCTGATCAATCCAAGGATTCTTTCGATTCCATTAGGAATGAGGATTCGAAATATCACACATTGATCAATCAAAGAGAGATTCAACAACTAAAAGAAAGATCGATTCTTTGTTGGGATCCTTCCTTTCTTCAAACGGAACGAACAGAGATAGAATCAGAGCGATTCCTTAAAATCCTTTCTGGATATTCCTCAATGTGCCGACTATTCATGGAACGTGAGAAGCAGATGAATAATCATCTGCTTCCGGAAGAAATCGAAGAATTTTTTGGGAATCCTGCAAGAGCCACTCGTTCTTTTTTCTCTGACAGATGGTCAGAACTTCATCTGGGTTCGAATCCTACTGATAGGTCTACTAGAGATCAGAAATTGTTGAAAAAAGAACAAAAGAAACATCTTGCTTTTTCCAGGCGATCGGAAAAGAAAGAAATAGTGAATTTATTCAAGATAATTATGTACTTACAAAATACCGTCTCAATTCATCCTATTTCATCCTATCGAGGATGTGATATGGTTCCAAAGGGTGAACTGGACAGTTCCAATAAGATTTCATTCTTGAACAAAAATCCATTTTGGGGTTTATTTCATCTATTCCATGACCGGAACAGGGGGAGATACACGTTACACCACGATTTTGAATCAGAAGATATATTTCAAGAAATGGCAGATCTATTCACTCTATCAATAACCGAGCCGGATCTGGTGTATCATAAGGAATTTGATTTTTCTATGGATTCCTCCGGATTGGATCAAAAACATTTCTTGAATGAGTTATTGAACTCCAGGGATGAATCGAAAAAGCACTCTTTATTGGTTCTACCTCCTCTTTTTTATGAAGAGAATGAATCTTTTTATCGAAGGATCATAAAAAAATGGGTCCAGACCTCTTGCGGAAATAATGTGGAAGATCCAAAACCTAAAATAGTTGTATTTGCTAGCAACAACATAATGGAGGCAGTCAATCAATATAGATTGATCCGAAATCTGATTCAAATCCAATATAGCACCCATGGTTACATAAGAAATGTATTGAATCGATTCAATTGCAACTTCGAATATGGAATTCAAAGGTATCAAATAGGAAATGATACTCTGAATCATCGAACTAGAATGAAATACACGATCAACCAACATTTATCAAATTTGAAAAAGAGTCAGAAGAAGTGGTTCGATCCTCTTATTTTGATTTCTCGAACGGAGAGATCTATGAATTGGGATCCTAATGTATATAGATACAAATGGTCCAATGGGAGCAAGAATTTCCAGGAACATTTGGACTATTTCATTTCTGAGCAGAATAGCCGTTTTCAAGTAGTGTTCGATCGATTACATATTAATCAATATTCGATTGATTGGTCTGAGGTTATCGACAAAAAAGATTTGTCTAAGTCACTTTGTTTATTTTTGTCCAAGTTACTTCTTTTTTTGCCCAAGTTTCTTCTCTTTTTGTCTAACTCACTTCCTTCTTTTTTATTTGTGAGTTTTGGGGGTATCCCCATTCATAGGTCCGAGATCCACATCTATGAATTGAAAGGTCCGAATGATCCACTCTGTAATCAGTTATTAGAATCAATAGGTCTTCAAATCTTTCATTTGAAAAAAAGGAAACCCTTATTATTGGATGACCAAGATACTTCCCAAAAATCGAAATTCTTGATCAATGGAGGAACAATATCACCATTTTTGTTCAATAAGATACCAAAGTGGATGATTGACTCATTCCATACTAGAAAGAATCGCAGGAAATCTTTTGATAACACAGATTCCTATTTCTCAATGATATCCCACGATCCAGACAATTGGCTGAATCCCGTGAAACCATTTCATAGAAGTTCATTGATATACTATTTTTATAAAGCAAATCGACTTCGATTCTTGAATAATCAATATCACTTCTGCTTCTATTGTAACAAAAGATTCCCTTTTTATGTGGAAAAGGCCCGTATCAATAATTATGATTTTACGTATGGACAATTCCTCAAAATCTTGTTCATTCGCAACAAAATCTTTTCTTTTTGCGATGGTCAAAAAAAACATGCTTTTTTGAAGAGAGATACTATTTCACCAATCGAGTTACAGGTATCTAACATATTGATACCTAACGATTTTCCGCAAAGTGGCGACGAAGGGTATAACTTCTACAAATCTTTCCATTTTCCAATTCGATACGATCCATTCGTTCGTGGAGCTATTTACTCGATCGCAGACATTTCTGGAACACCTCTAACAGAGGGACAAATAGTCCATTTTGAAAAAACTTATTGTCAACCTCTTTCAGATATGAATATACCTGATTCAGAAGGGAAGAACTTGTATCAGTATCTCAATTTCAATTCAAACATGGGTTGGATTCACACTCCATGTTCTGAGAAATATTTACCATCCGAAAAAAGGAAAAAACGGAGTTCTTGTCTACAAAAATGCCTTGAGAAAGGTCAGATGTATAGAACCTTTCAACAAGATAGTGTTTTTTCAACTCTCTCAAAATGGAATCTATTCCAAACATATATACCATGGTTCCTTACCTCGACGGGGTACAAATATCTAAATTTCATATTTTTAGATACTTTTTCAGACCTATTGCCGATACTAAGTAGCAGCCAAAAATTTGTATCCATTTTTCATGATATTATGCATGGGTCAGATATATTATGGCGAATTCGTCAGATTCCATTGTGTCTTCCACAATGGAATCTGATAAGTGAGATTCCGGGTAATTGTTTCCATAATCTTCTTCTGTCCGAAGAAATGACTCATCGAAATAATGAGTTACTATTGATATCGACACATCTGAGATCGCTAAATGTTCAGGAGTTCTTCTATTCAATCCTTTTCCTTCTCCTTGTTGCTGGATATCTCGTTCGTACACATCTTCTCTTTGTTTCTCGAGTCTATAGTGAGTTACAGACAGAGTTCGAAAAGGTAAAATCTTTGATGATTCCATCATACATGATTGAGTTGCGAAAACTTCTGGATAGGTATCCTACATCTGAACTGAATTCTTTCTGGTTAAAGAATATCTTTCTAGTTGCTCTGGAACAATTAGGAGATTCTCTAGAAGAAATACGGAGTTTTGCTTTTGGTAGCAACATGCTATGGGGTGGTGGTCCCGCTTATGGGGTCAAATCCATACGTTCTAAGAATAAATATTGGAATCTCATCGATCTCATAAGTATTATACCAAATCCCATCAATCGAATCGCTTTTTCGAGAAATACGAGACATCTAAGTCATCCAAGTAAAGCAATCTATTCCTTGATAAGAAAAATAAAAAACGTGAATGGTGATTGGATTGATGATCAAATAGAATCCTGGGTCTCGAACACTGATTCGATTGATGATAAAGAAAAAGAATTCTTGGTTCAGTTTTCTACCTTAACAACAGAAAAAAGGATTGATCAAATTCTATTGAGTCTTACTCATAGTGATCTTTTATCAAAGAATAACTCTGGTTATCAAATAAGTGAACAACCGGGAGCAATTTACTTACGATACTTAGTTGACATTCAAAAAAAGTATCTAATGATTTATGAATTCAATACATCCTGTTTAGTAGAAAGACGTATATTCCTTGCTAATTATCAGACAATTACTTATTCACACACCTTGTGGGGGGCTAATAGTTTGCATTTCCCATCTCATGGAAAACCCTTTTCGCTCCGCTTAGCCCTACCTCCCCCTAGTAGGGGTATTTTAGTGATAGGTTCTATAGGAACTGGACGATCCTATTTGGTCAAATACCTAGCGACAAACTCCTATGTTCCTTTCATTACAGTATTTCTGAACAAGTTCCTGGATAACAAGCCTAAGGGTTTTCTTATTGATGATAGTGACGATATTGATGATAGTGACGATATTGATGATAGTGACGATAGTGACGATATCGACCGTGACCTTGATATGGAGCTGGAGCTTCTAACTATGATGAATACGCTAACTATGGATATGATGCCAGAAATAGACCGATTTTATATCACCTTTCACTTCGAATTAGCAAAAGCAATGTCTCCTTGCATAATATGGATTCCTAACATTCATGATCTGGATGTGACTGAGTCGAATTACTTATCCCTCGGTCTTTTAGTGAACTATCTCTCCAGGGATTGTGAAAGATGTTCCACTAGAAATATTCTTGTTATTGCTTCGACTCATATTCCCCAAAAAGTAGATCCAGCTCTAATAGCTCCGAATAAATTCAATACATGCATTAAGATACGAAGGCTTCTTATTCCACAACAACGAAAACACTTTTTCACTCTTTCATATACTAGGGGATTTCACTTGGAAAAGAAAATGTCCCATACTAATGGATTCGGGTCCACGACGATGGGTTCAAATGTACGAGATCTTGTAGCACTTAACAATGAGGCCCTATCGATTAGTATTATACAAAAAAAATCCATCATAGACACTAATATAATTAGTTCTGTTCTTCATAGACAAACTTGGGATTTCCGATCTCAGGTAAGATCGGTTCAGGATCATGGGATCCTTTTCTATCAGATAGGAAGGGCTGTTTCACAAAATGTACTTCTAAGTAATTGCTCCATAGATCCTATATCTATCTATATGAAGAAGAAATCATGTGACGGGGGGGATTCTTATTTGTACAAATGGTACTTCGAACTTGGAACGAGTATGAAGAAATTAACGATACTTCTTTACCTTTTGAGTTGTTCTGCCGGATCGGTCGCTCAAGACCTTTGGTCTCTACCCGGACCTGATGAAAAAAATGGGATCACATCTTATGGACTCGTTGAGAAGAATTATGATCTAGTTCATGGCCTATTAGAAGTAGAAGGCGCTCTGGTGGGATCCTCACGTACAGAAAAAGATTGCAGTCAATTTGATAAGGATCGAGTGACATTGCTTCTTCGGTCCGAACCAAGGAATCCCTTAAATAGGATTCAAAATGGATCTTATTCTATCGTTGATCAGAGATTTCTCTATGAAAAATATGAATCGGAGTTTGAAGAAGGGGGAGGAGTCCTCGACCCGCAACAGATAGAGGAGGATTTTTTCAATCACATCGTTTGGGCTCCTAGAATATGGCGCCCTTGGGGCTTTCTATTTGATTGTATTGAAAGGCCCAATAATTTGGGATTTCCCTATTGGGCCAGGTCATTTCGGGACAAGCGGATCATTTATGATGAAGAGGATGAGCTTCAAGAGAATGATTCAGAGTTCTTGCAGGGTGGAACCATGCAGTACCAGACACGAGATAGATCTTCCAAAGAACAGGGCTTTTTTCGAATAAGCCAATTCATTTGGGACCCCGCGGATCCACTCTTTTTCCTATTCAAAGATCAGCCTTTTGTCTCTGTGTTTTCACATCGACAATTCTTTACAGATGAAGAGATGTCAAGGGAACTTCTTACTTCCCAAACAAATCTTCCTACATCTATATATAAACACTGGTTTATCAAGAATACGCAAGAAAAGCATTTTGAATTGTTGATTCATTGCCAGAGATGGCTTAGAATCAATAGTTCATCATCTAAAGGATTTTTCCCTTCTAATACTCTATCTGAGAGTTATCAATATTTATCAAATCTGTTCCTATCTAACGAAGCGCTATTGGATCAAATGACAAAGACATTGTTGAGAAAAAGATGGCTTTTCCCAGATGAGATAGTTGTTGCTAGCTGCTCCAATAACGAATCATTGGTTTAA
- the orf42 gene encoding hypothetical protein → MPNEETLGEPPTPTTVHVRSILDLTNCPSYLLYVLDSPSLSQ, encoded by the coding sequence ATCCCAAATGAGGAAACCCTAGGAGAGCCACCGACTCCAACTACCGTCCATGTACGATCCATACTAGATCTGACCAACTGCCCATCCTACCTCCTCTACGTTCTTGACAGCCCGTCTTTGTCTCAGTAG